In one window of Thalassotalea agarivorans DNA:
- the rplL gene encoding 50S ribosomal protein L7/L12 produces the protein MSISKDDILNAIADMSVMEVVELVEAMEEKFGVSAAAAVAVAGGADAGAGAAEQTEFDVILTGFGDKKVGVIKAVRGATGLGLKEAKELVEGAPKALKEGVDKAEAEALKEELEAAGATVELK, from the coding sequence ATGTCTATTTCTAAAGACGATATCCTAAACGCTATTGCTGACATGTCAGTAATGGAAGTTGTAGAATTAGTAGAAGCAATGGAAGAGAAGTTCGGCGTATCTGCTGCAGCTGCTGTTGCTGTTGCTGGTGGTGCTGATGCAGGCGCTGGTGCTGCTGAACAAACTGAGTTCGACGTAATCTTAACTGGTTTCGGCGACAAGAAAGTTGGTGTTATCAAAGCAGTACGTGGTGCAACTGGTCTTGGCCTTAAAGAAGCTAAAGAGCTTGTTGAAGGTGCACCTAAAGCTCTTAAAGAAGGCGTTGACAAAGCAGAAGCTGAAGCTCTTAAAGAAGAGCTTGAAGCAGCTGGCGCTACAGTTGAGCTTAAGTAA